The DNA region GGTTTTCATTCAAATCACTTTGATTGATTTCAACTTCTTTAAAAACTTTTTGAGATGCAAGCCCTTTGATTGTTAGATACATCTTAAGCTGTTTACTGATCTTGGGTCTTGGAAAAAACTCTTACTATGGAGCCCCCAAATGTTTCCAATATTCTCTACATGGTAGACAGCATTATCACTTTTTAAAAGGTTTTCTAGGTCATTTGAGTCAAGTTTCTTTGTTTCGCTAAGAATTCTCTTTGGTGGAATCATGACGATATTTCTAGAGTGATAAAGACTTTCTTTAAGATTTTTCTTTGTCGTTAGTTTTGCGTAGTTTTTTATAAATTGTTGGAGTATTTGGGCCGAGTCAGGTCCTTTTGAAGAGACAAAAATTTCATTTGAATTCGACTTGTGACATATGGCCACAGGGCGTGGAGTTTGTGACTGACCAAAGAGTGAGTGTGAAGACAATTTTTTACTATGAACTCTTGGATAAAGTCTAAGAACTGCCATTGCTGAAAAGTTGTTTTTCATGGCGCCTAGTTCTAGGGTTTGAGGTCTTTTGTCTTTTGAAATGAGAAAGATTGAATTTTCATAAATATTTAGATCGTAATTACATAAGTATTTTTGGTCGTTAGTAACATAAGGAAAGAGATAGGAGTTATTTGTTACTTTCTTTTTTCTTTGTTCTTTTGTCTGAAGACGTGACACATTGTAGATACGCTTTAAAGAGGAACGCCTTATCGTTTCATTTGCTTTAATTAATTGATTTCCTCTTAAGTAAGTCGCACTTAGCTTTTCGTCACTTCGAATACTTTGCTCAATACCTGAGAGAAACCTTGCATATCGTTTAGAGATTGTTATGCGAGTCGGTAGTTCTCTTTCGACAAGAGAGATAAGTTCTCCTAAAGAGTATTTAGCCTTATTCTTTTTCAGGTAATATCTTAAAGAGTCAAAAAGATTTGTTGGCCTCTTATCGCTCAAGTAATAACTGTGTTCAAAATTTTTGCTGGCCAAATTCATATCCAGGAATTGAATTTGTGAATCGATTGAAACGGCAAAAGGAGAGTTGAAAATCTCAGTGAGAACCGTTGCTACAAGTATCTCTTGAGCACTTAGATTTACTTTCTTATTTAAGTTCTGAATAAGCAAGTACGTTTGCTCGTTTTGTATATAAAATTGTGTGTTGCTTTTATTACAGAAGAGTTCTTTTTCTTTTTTATCTTTTAAAACTAAATTAACTTTTGATTCATTAGATTTAATAATTAATGAACAAGAAGCAAAAATAAAAAGGAAGGGAATGAGGATCAATTTATTCATGGTCAATTTGGTATAGTCCTTCAACTGGTTCTGAAAAGATTTCTTCACTAGTAAAGTCGAGAAGTGATGCATTCTCATTTAAGGCCTTGAGTAAAAAAATCACCCACATTCCAGAGCTCGTCGCATTGGTTGTTGCCTGAGTCTTTAGGTCGATTATTTTGTAGCCTCTGTTTAAAATTTCATAAGTGATTTTATCAAACTCTTTTTCTCTGTAGCCTGTTTTTCTAGCAGGTGGAGAGGGAATAAAATAGGTAAAGGTTTGAATTTTATAGTCTTTTTCTTTTTCTTTCTCTTTTTCAGAGGAGAATAACAGTTTTTTAATCATAGTATGTTTTCCTTATTAAGATTTTATACGTTCGTTAAAGTACTCGTCAATTTATGTTGGACTAACTTGTTCGGAAAAAAATACCCTGTTATTTTTTTTGTGCAGGAAATCTTTTTTTTAGTTATAATTTAATTGTGATCGACAGGAAGTTGAATCATGACAGGCAGGAAGCCGAAAGAAAGGGAGCAGTGCAGGGCTCCCTTTTTTTATTTTAAGGTAGTTTTAATTCACTCTCTATTACACCTGGTGCTAGCTCTAAAACTTCAAAGCAATTTCCATTCGGTTTAAAAATTCCATGATCAGTAACAACTAAATCCACAACACACTTTCCAGTTAAAGGAAGATCACATTTTTTTACAAGCTTGGGACTACCGTCTTTACTGAAATGAGTCATCATAATAATAACTGTCTTAGAGCCATTCACTAGATCCATAGCACCACCCATGCCCGTGAGTTTTTTTCCTGGAATCATCCAATTGGCAAGTGAGGCCTCAGTGTCAACTTCCATCCCTCCGAGGACCGAGTAATCAATGTGTCCGCCGCGAATCATTCCAAAGCTCAAAGAACTGTCAAAGAATGAAGCACCCTCTTTGATTGTAATTGTTTCTTTACCAGCATTAATAAGGGTTGGACTAACATTATCTTTTTTTGGTCTACCTTTGACCCCTAAAACTCCATTTTCAGAATGTATCCACAGAGTCTTACCTTCGGGAAGTCTTTGAGCGACGATTGTTGGAAGTCCAATACCTAAGTTGACACTCGATTGATCACTGATTTTTTCAAGCACCTTATCTGCCATTTCTTCTTTGGTCCAGGCCATTAATTATCCTCTAAAGTTAAAAATTCAATATCGTTTTTATAATTTGATCCTTGGTAAATTCTTTGAACAAAAATACCTGGGAGATGGACATCTTCTGGTGCTATTTCTCCAAGTTCTACAAGTTGTTCAACTTCAACGATTGTCGTTTTTGCGGCCATCGCCATGAGAGGGGAGAAGTTTCTAGCAGTTTCTTTGAACCACAGGTTCCCATAAGGATCGGCCTTTTGGGCCTTAATGATAGCAAAATCTGCATGAAGGGCCGTTTCAAGAACACAGGGGCGATCAAATTCTTTGACTTCTTTTCCCTCTGCGACAATTGTTCCGTGACCTGTGGGAGTATAAAAGGCCCTAATTCCCATTCCTGCTGCACGTATTCTTTCACTAAATGTTCCCTGAGGAACTAATTCTACATCGATTTCTTTGTTAAAGATTCGTTTTTCAAGATCAGGATTTCCCCCTACATATGAACAGTAGGCCTTTGAGATTTTATCTTGAACTAAGAGCTTTACGAGTCCTCTTCCTGAGTTTCCAATGTTGTTGGATATGACAGTGAGGTTATTAATGTCTTTTTTACAGAGAGCATCGATACTGTTTTCTGGAATACCGCAAAGACCGAAGCCTCCACTCATAACGCTTGAGCCACTTGTAATATCTTTAACTGCTTCGTCGCTTGACTGATATATTTTTGTCATTCTGTTTTTCCTTATCAAGGGAATATTTTTTTAAAATTACTTGATCTATTTTTGAGATATATTTTTCAACTTGCTTAAGACTTGTAATGTAACTTGGGCAGAGGATGATATTCTCACGCACTTGTGAAACAAAAAGCCCACTCTCTTTAAAGTCGTCAAAGAGATCTTCACGGCCATTGGTTTCTATGGCAGCTAAAAGACCTATCTGGCGAACTTCCTTAACGAAGGGGTTCTTTTTTAGCGTGTCGAGATGTTTTTTAAAGCTTTTTTGAAGTTGCTTTAGGTGAGTTTGTAGCTTTTCCCTTTCAAGGATTTGTAAAACCTTTTTTGTAGATGCGAGACCAAGGGGATGGGCATAATTTGTTAAACCATAACTAAAAACTTCTTTTTCTAGATCTTCTGAGGCCGATTTAGAAACCCAAACGGCTCCAAAAGGACAATGACCCGCATTGATCCCTTTTGCCATGCAAATATAATC from Halobacteriovorax sp. GB3 includes:
- a CDS encoding 3-oxoacid CoA-transferase subunit B, which translates into the protein MAWTKEEMADKVLEKISDQSSVNLGIGLPTIVAQRLPEGKTLWIHSENGVLGVKGRPKKDNVSPTLINAGKETITIKEGASFFDSSLSFGMIRGGHIDYSVLGGMEVDTEASLANWMIPGKKLTGMGGAMDLVNGSKTVIIMMTHFSKDGSPKLVKKCDLPLTGKCVVDLVVTDHGIFKPNGNCFEVLELAPGVIESELKLP
- a CDS encoding CoA transferase subunit A; translated protein: MTKIYQSSDEAVKDITSGSSVMSGGFGLCGIPENSIDALCKKDINNLTVISNNIGNSGRGLVKLLVQDKISKAYCSYVGGNPDLEKRIFNKEIDVELVPQGTFSERIRAAGMGIRAFYTPTGHGTIVAEGKEVKEFDRPCVLETALHADFAIIKAQKADPYGNLWFKETARNFSPLMAMAAKTTIVEVEQLVELGEIAPEDVHLPGIFVQRIYQGSNYKNDIEFLTLEDN